TCAGCTTTTACAGCTGAATTGTATTGTATTTTCAAGTCCAATAATCCTGTCACCCCAGATAAAGTTGTTTAATGCAATGGTGTTCTGATTCATTAGTTATGTAAAAAAGCTGCTCTTGGAACATTTAAGAGGAAGTATCAACTTTTGCCCATTATTCATATTCTAGATGAATTTCAATACTATAACTCAACTGCACACACTTCATTTTCAGTTACCTTCAGCTTTTTCAGTTCCTGAAGAATCATATAGTCAGGCATGTTGTCAAAAAGTCCATCTGTTGCTGTCAGAATAATATCTCCTAGCTGAACATCAAAAGTAGTACTGTCAGCAGCATCCGGGCTGTGAAGAGAATACCACCATATCAAAGAAATGGACATTAGCGTATGCTAATGGTACCAAATCCTGTTCAATTACAGCATCAATAGGTTTTGCAATTCACTGGTATTACGAAATCTGTTCTCTGGAAAAATACAGCAGTGTACTTTGTCATGAAAGCCAGTATAACAGAAGTATGATCACAAATAGAGGGCATCTGAAAACACTACACCAGAGAATTGCACTTAAAATGCCTGATTTGGACTATTCTTCAGTCTAATATATTTTGCAAGTATATCTCCATTGTAACCATTAGGTGATACTGTAGTTCAAGGTTTCCTTCTCACTCCCACTTAAATATGCAGAACAAGGCTGTAACCGAAAGGCTAATTTAGGATTGAAATGTCTAGCCTGCTTACTGGATACACCTTTTATGAAGGATCCCAAAGTATTTCAGATTACTTAGGTACATCACCACCAACAGTGGGCAGTACCCAGATGGTCCACTGGTGCATAATACACAAGAGGAGAAAGTATTTATTTTGGAATAGACCAGAGCTTTCTGGGAgatttttggattaaaaaaaaaaagcatagcaCACCATAGAAGGATGCAGGGTTGTGATTTGAACTTTAGTTTGAAATGCTAGCCTTTCTGAAACTACGAGTTTTAGGTCACTTGACTCTCCCCTGGATAGAACCAGTTTAACATTAAGTTTAGtcaacagaagaaaaatactgataTTTACTCTGACTTTTAATTGTCTTTGCAATTAATGTCAAGAGTCCAAGAGACCAGGTGACTTGATATAACCACAAGTCAGAGTGGAAGTGTGGGCATCTTAAAAGCTGATTCATCTCACACTTTCCTTTTTCCAGGATGACTCAgtctttgtttttctaatttcCAAGAACGTTATTCTTGATAACTACCTTTGTGCTACTTATGTCTTTTCATATAATGGACTGTACTTTTGACGATACCTAGATTTCACTCAACTATTAGAATGATTTACAGTTATTGTGCAATAAAGGGGACTTTTAAAGTGCATGGATTTCAAACTCCTATGACAGCTCTCCTCCTTTCACTCTTTGTATACTTTTCTATAATTAAAGCCATACACAAAGAACAATCACTAGTTGGAACTATTTCCAAACATCCTCAAAAGAACTATTTTGGTATTAAAAATTATGAAGCCCAAACCTTGCCCAATTTGGAGTCTACAACCTCAGAACAAGAACTTCAGATTCATACTGCATTCCCTGGACACAGCTCTATCACTTTCTATAttcagggtttaaaaaaagagcacTTTAATGAGTCTATAATCTTTGATTTAAGAAATGTAACTTGTACagtgtttaaataaaatatttaccaaATCAGTCaagaaaaagcatttcctttacTCTGTTACAAAAATAGCCCAAGGACAGACAGACATTAGACAAGAAGGTATGTCTTGCATTTTGTGTTTTAGATTTCACTAGTGAAGTTTCATTAAGTTTAGAAAAATGATTAGCCAGCATTGAAATACAGATTGCTTTGAAATCATGTCCTCTGCTTTGAAATGACTAGTTTCTATTGGACCGGGTGCACTTCTGTAACATTCCCATCTCTGAGCTCGGTGTTCTGCCAAAACGGAGTTTCGCTCATTTTGATTGAACACAATGTGCTGCTGGAAACTTAACTGTACTGAAATGCAAGCTGCAGTCACATGCTTCCCTGCCCTGTTCCTCAAGTATTCACTACCTCACTGCCTGGCTATGTAAATTAGTGTATTCCCAATCAGTCTCAAatgatgcatgggggttgggaaggaaaACCTGCAACAACCTGAACACACTATATTTGACTTAAgtcaaatggggggtggggggtgagtgtTATACATTAGGCCAGCTTTGCACTGTGTGTTATACCTCTGTGTCAAGCTTTATTTGCACTGAAGATATGTCGCAGCCAGATGCCTGGCAGTTACTTTTCCATGCTTCAGTATTCTTCCAGATAATGGCATAATATGTACTTTACTTTATGGAACTTATGTAATTCTcatattttagttaaaaaaacacCTTACTACGGCATAAAATATTTTATGCTATCTTCCCTGACCTTAGATGGGCTAAAAAAAACTTCAGTTTTACTTggttcagaatattttttttaaaagcgaaAAGACATCAAATATTGAATCATAGGAGGCCATTATTAACTTGCATTTGAGGCTCTTACAAATACAGCCAAATAAAGAGGCGGCAGCCAAAAGCTATTTGCTATTGCAATAATGTTAGGAGTTCAACTTAAATTGCAGAAGCAATGGATTTTTATCATGGTTACTACAACGTGAATTTGTCTGTCGTGTCCAGATATTGCAGCAAATGACAGGTGAAGTCATTTCTAGGAACTAGACATAAAGTAGACACATTTATGGTGTACAATGTACAGAAACAGGTATATTTATATTTTCCATCAGAACAGTTCCATAATACACATGTCCCTTTGAGGATATCAGAAACGCTTTACATTCAGTGTGCACCTAACTTTAGGGAAAGTAATCACTTGCATGTAAGCAGATCATTGCTACCCTGAGCAGAGATTAGACCACAGCAACAGCCTATAAAATTTGATAAATTTAAGCCTGAGAAATGCTTACACTACCTTGAAGACAAGCAAGTGGGGAAGGAGATTCACCTTTCAAATGGGAGCATTATTAAAAGGCCTAAGTGCAAAGTTTCAGTACAAAGACGAGAACCGTGAAACCTTGGGAGAAAAACTCAAGTTCTTGATCCATGTTTCTGATTAATTCCCCACCTCACCTATCACTTAAGACGACTCCCTCTGCTTCTGGTGGAGCTATTGACAGCTGGAATGGAGTGTTGAAGTAATGCTGCTGCTCATCAGACCGATGTACTACTTCTCCTCCTCTGACTACCAAAAATCCAGAATCTCCTAAATTTGCCGTATGTAAACGATGACTTGTTCTGTCCAAAACTACTATGCAAGCTGTACTGCTTcctaggaaaaaaaataatagtaTTTTGCTCAATGGGAGATAAACTAGAAGTAGCAGCATATACATTATAGGCTCTATCTGTTCAACAGATTTTCTTCTTAGGCCAGCTGTTCACTTATTgttgacaaaaaaaatcagaagtaaATATCCGTTAATACAAAACAAAGTGAATATGTATTAGAGTAGGAACAAAGAACAAACCACACTGAGATTTCTGCAATCATTTCCAACCCCAGCTACAGATTTATTTGTAATACATTTACTTAATTTTGCTTTGATTTGTCTCATTACATTGTGCTGCTACATTCCAATACATATTTCCTATTACACAATATTTAGGTGTTGCTATGTCAGCAGTCTCCTATAGGAGGCTTGTTTTACAGAAAGTACACTAAATAATGAAACTATGATTAGAGCGAAGCTATTAGTAGCAGGATTCTGTAGCGCTTACACTATGCTAGGTGTCGTCCACATGCTTTCATTCACAACTACAAACGTTGTGTATAGAGTAAATAGGTTAATGGAAGTGGTCAGTAGATATTGTTCCATTATTGGTGGCAGAACAATGAACAcgctccttttttcttttaagacaaAGATCTTGGTAAGACTGGCTCCCAAGGAGGTCTAGATTTTAAGAGGAATGTATGGTATCTTAATATAATTCAGTCAGAAATAAGTGCATTGCTTTAAAGCTCAAGAAATTAGCttcaatatttaaataagtgCCACAAGGCACCGTTAGCTGCTTAGACATTTTATAGCTGGCTGATCAACATCCTGACAACTGGGAAAGTTTCTGTAACATTTACCACAGCATATGCCAAGTTTTTAAACTAGGACTATCAGAAGTTCATTCAAACATTATCACTTGTTTTGTAACTGATGGTTTTGCAATTGTCTTTGGTATTTATCTCTGGGGGGGTGGTCTTAAAGAAAATTTATCATCTTGTTTTTGGTACACTAACTTCCTACTAAATTTCCTTTTGTGAAACACTTTTGTATTTACCATTCTAGATGCATTAAAATGTAAACTAAGGAGGGGAGGAATTGAAACATCCCTGATAATTTCAGAAATATTGCACTCATGCTGAGGGCATTGTAGAGTTTTCCTTCATTCCAATGTAGAATCTGGGACTGGCTGCTGATGGCAACAGTAGATAAACCACAGCAAATATTATATTGGAAaagggccaacactgtccaggtCCTTCAGAGAGAACGAAATACACTGACTTCCATAGAGAGGGTGGTAATTCTaactagaaaaagaaaaacaagtcttTCCTAAAGAGTGTGAATTGAAGTACAACTGAATCTAAAGAGTTCTCACACACTATTAGAACCCATCTTCAGTAGACGTTCTGATACCATACATTAGAGAAAAATCTGAATTTTCCACTAGCAGATGTTTCAAAGCACAGCTGCATTTCTGATAGACCATGGTGTTTACAATGAGCTAGACTCAGACCTTTTATTTAGCACACTGGCCATTAACTCTTCTACCTTTGACAGAGGTCTTTGTTGCAATTGAAGAGCAATGAAGTCTTAACTCTTATTTGTATTGGTATTAAAACTCTTAAAAGACAACAAGATCAGCCTTCAAGTCCAAAAAGTCACTTTacaattacaaaaagtaaactgTTAAGACTCCAGAATTAAGAAACTAATGGAGTCCAAAATAGAATGGACAAAATAGCACTGCAACACAAATATTGTGCCTAGAGTAACTTCagttttcctccctccccctcattaTTTCATGTCcaagtatttgcaggattctGCACTGAGGAAACAAGCACCAGGCCACAAGCAAGGAAAGATAGTTCATACTTCGGTGTTCTTAAGCAGAGGAACTACTGCAAGATACGACATAAAAAGATcgaggtggggggggaagaagtTAAAGAATAAAAACATGGAGAATAACTCCCACCACAAGTGAATCTTTACAGTGCTTTGAAGGGAAGAAAGAGCAGGAAAAGACTAAGGTTCATTACTTTCATATTCTAACTTAACAGGTACTGTAACTAGAAATCCATGTGTGGAATGCAGATCTTGTGACAACATATGCTGCTCTTGTGATTTTGAAAGGTCAAGCAGCACGAAGTTGCCTCCCTCTATGAAACGGCTGCTAGAACTCATTACCAGGGGTCCACCTTGTCGATCACTTCTTTACTTTGACTGTTTTGTACAAATAGCACCAGTATAGTTAAACACTTAAACCCACTGAAGGAGCTACTAAACAGTGCTATTCTAAAGTGACACAAGGTCATTTCTGGGGTTTGTACCCATTTTTTACATATATAATAAAAAGTGAACATCTGTGTTCCTGAGCTCAGCAAACTTTAGCTAAATatagtttacacagagctcttttggcaaagaagtttaaggtcaggcgAGAAGCATGCGAGTCAGGCAGGGTAACTTGCTCTTAGTCTGAAAGCTTGTAAGTGTCCCCTTAGTGTTCAGTTTTTAAGGTTGCCTattcagagccaaattctgcattcGTGTCCACTCATAATTCCCACTGCTTTCCAAGGGAGTTACATGCACATATCCAAAGGCATACTTGGTGCACAACATTTAACAAACCATTATTAGTAGCATATTTCTTTAGCTGTGCTTCATATCTCTTCCCACAAAGACACGGACGTACAATAGAATATCAGTGACTGTGCAGCACAAGCCATTTAGAGTACAGTCCCTATAAACAACATTCAGTGAAGTCTAAAACCCACAGTGCACAGAAAGCTCAAAAGTAGCAGTAAGGCAAGGAGACCCAGTAACCAAAGTACCCTGTTACTATCTTCAGAAAAATATGGGTTCAGGCGGAGGTTAGTCACAAAACTACTAACTCCGAAAAGGTTTCAAATTAAGAATGATTTTGTTGAATATATAGCTAGTAGCTGATTGTAGTAGGAACTTATTTTGTATCCATTCTGCAAGATGCTCAGAAGACCTACTGGGTTACAGACCTGCAATTTCATTTCAGGTTTCCCTTTTCAAATTAAAAAGATGGCCCTGGTTTGTCGTGCTGGTGTACAAAgtttaaacattaaaacaatttTGAATCTACAAACCTGTTTCTAGAGGACATGCACCATATGAACAATATTTGTAGAATATTTGCTGCACTTACCAAGCAAAGGTACTTTGTTCTGCAGCAGCTCACAATAACTTGTGGTAAGAATTCCAACAGGATTGCTTGGTACGAACCGTCCTTCTTTTACTAAACGTTCGCATGTTCGCATTAGAGTCCCTGAGAACTGAGAAGGGTCAACCCCATAGTCTCTCCAGCCACCTACACCATCTGCTACCCCTAAAaagcaaagaagaagaaaaaaataccttaCTGTTAATAAAACAAGTTTCAAACCATTTGATATTCATTtcagcatggagagagagagagggtccAATAGCTAAAACAGACACCACAGTTTGCTAACCATATTTCtgtattaaacattttttccCAAATAGTTATTTACAATTTTACTATGACATGAGAACAGCACAGAGATATTCTAACAGAACATAGTTAGAGACCTGGAAGGGAATTTTTGATTTTAAAGAAACTACACACTATGGAAAGTACACATATTTAAGTGAACTTCTAATGTTAGCTGTGGGGTAAAGGTCCAGACACATCTGACAGCTAGTAAAACAGATTAAAAGTctaaagctaaaaaaaaaagctacttaGAATGATGATCTATGAAGAGACTGACTTTTCGATAAGACAGATTTCTTGGATGGTTAAGTACCTTTTCAGGGATACAAATTACACTTTCTTTAGCCCACACAAAGAGAGGGATAGAAGTGTTGGGGAAGAAAAAGCATAAAGAAGATTTTAAATAGAACAGAAATGAAGATAATGCAGAGAAACTCCCTCCCCATCCAACATCTCTAGATAGGTGTTCTTTTACCGCTCATTCACAGTGTGGTGGTCCCTTTCCTGTGAGTGGCAATTTTTGCAGAAAGtaaacttccattttaaaaaaaaaaaaagtgtttgaagAAAGGCTTCCAAATGTGAACTattaaaaccaataaaaaatTTTGTTCTACATCAGCAGAAAGAGCACTCCAGAGCCTCTGTTGTAATGCTTACACCTTCAACCAAGCAAGAGAGTTAAAACTCACTAGGGCTCACTGTAACTACTAAGAACAGCGTTGAATCTAACGTGAATTCAGTCAGTTTCACTCTGCTAAAGCTTTCCCAAGCTTTGAGCTGCAGCAGTGGCAAGTGCTAAAGCTAAGCACAGTGGAGCAGGAGGCTGGCGATTGGTGAATTAGCAGAGTCCCTCACTACTAGCAGCAGTCTGGAGTCTCTGGGATGGGAAGGTGAGGAGAGAGAAtgttccttttctctctcatagTAGAGACAGGAAGTAGGGGGAGGAAAAGTCAAGGCACCTATTAGCCAGAGGCTACAAGagatgaacctctgaactggGTCCAATGAGTGCTCTAGTAAAGACCCCACCATCCTAACTTTCTCCAAAATCTGCAGGGCTGTGCATTCCCCAACAGTGCCACACTTCTTCCCTTTTCTGTATTATCTTTGACTGGTAGGTTTAGTCCTTTGGCCATTAGGTGCACGGTAAATTTACAATTTCTAAGGCATAAGGGGTGCATGgatggtggcagtgggggagaTACTGACCAAAAGTAGGGTAGGGaggggttgtttgtttattttgcaagGGAAGTGAGAGAAAAATCTAAGGGAGCAGATAAGGCATTCATGGTAAAGAAACGAGGGGATACAGGGgtgagggagagaaggaaaaaagtgaAGCACAGAAGGGACAGGTAGAACAAGAGAGACTTTTTTAAATGCAATAACTAAAATGCCGACTGACAATGTTACAACCAATACAACACAACTGATTTACTCCTTCAAGTTACTATCCAAGGCTACCAGCCACTCTGTAAGTGCTGAGAAAAATATTTCAAGCGTTGTTTTAAGTGTGTGGTTCATTAGTGACAGGGCAGTAAAAGTTTAAGATAAATTACAATCAAAAAGGAAGTTTAAATTCTATAACTACTGCAAAAGAAAGTTGAGCTGCAATAGTATGTAAGATATGACTGGCTCACCTGACCACACAGTAATTTTAAAGCTTTTAAATTATAGCGGCATGGTGGTTTGTTAACAGCTAATGCTAAAGCGCTGTCTGTTTGgctaaaatatttttacagtctTTCACTGTCTGTTCTTAATGTTAACACTACTGCATTCAAATATTGTCTACAGGACATATTAAGATAGATTGCAGATACCCAATAAGAAAAATAATcctatttgaaaatatttccattatttaATTTGGTGAAGGATCTGTCTGATCTTCAACATACAAGTCATAATTTAAAGGAATATTCTGTATTATATGGTACtttgtgaaaaaaaatgaagttaatCATGATGAGTTACTCTTTCAGAGCATGCTTAAGTAAAGGATTTATTTTGGAAAGGATAGAATTAACCTCTAGTTGAGTGAATATTTAAACAGTAAAATGCAATTTGTTCATCTAAAAATGCTCTTCACATAGGATGCCATTTGAAATCAAAGTGGAAGATTTAGAGTTGACCTTGACATGAACTACATAATCCAACAGCAGGTTAGAGCCAGCATCTGTATAGCCTGATAATACAAGCTTCCCAAACGGGACCACCTGTGTGCCTCAACTTTTCCCTACAAGGACTATTAGGAATGAGGATAACtcactctcctcccaccccaaaaatCTCATTTAGTTGTTTGCCTCTCTCTTCTAAAACAGCTAGCAAGGGGACCAAATTTTTTGGTCAGTGGACATCTGAGTTCTCTGCAAAGTGGACAGATCATCAGCTCATGTAGTGCAAGTCAAAGAGCCAACATTTGCAATGCACAATACCAACCTGAGCTGTTTCTGACCTGCACTAAAAGGTTCTTAATTCCCAGTCCTGAACCATCCAGTCCTGCAGACCAgctggttttttaaattaaaaaagttaCATGTAACTTGTCAGGGTAAAGTATGTTATTTTACATAAAAGGAATGTGACATATCAGCTTCAGATTAAAGAGTTACTTTAATTTATCTCTTTTCTTTAAAGGCCAATGAGGCTCAAGTTAAGCAAagaaattttgaatatttttcaatACATTGAATAACAGACTGAAAACTGACATTCCAAGATCAGTAAAAAGGGAGAATTTAAGACAACTTCAGATACTACCACTATACTCCTACAAGTAAGCCTTGTCTGTATAATAGCACATCACCTCAGATTTCATTCAAATAAAATTCAGAACTAAACTACTGGTACTTGTTATGTTGCTGCTGAGGAATCAGAATGTGCTGTACTGATTTATACTATCCATCCTTTCACCTTGGACACAGAACATCAATATAAAAAGATAATTAAACCAACAACTGTCTTGAGTTAACAGCATTGTTAACTTCAGTTTACTTACTACTTCCATCATATTTCATAACATGCAATGTCCTCAAACCCTGAACACCCATaacacacaaaaagaacaggagtactcctgttctttttgcagatacagactaatacggctgctactctgaaacctgtcaaataacaCAGTAATTGCTTAAGTTTAAAATGTTGCTTAAGTGACAGAAGAATTACTAAATTTAAGTTGTATGAAATCTTTGACTTTCTCAGGATATTCAGTAAGAATCAGAACACCTACACAAGCACATTTCCTTGGACATATGTATTACTCTATGTTCAAAAGCATTAGTCAGGGTTAAGTCAGGGCTTCTGTATAAGAGATCATAAATCATGGAAAAAGGGAATAACGTCAGCAGGTAAAGCAGctgaatacattttaaagaaaaacatgcGAAGGGCAAGATTCCCTGGATTACAGCTTCTCCTACAGCATTCATAAATGGGAGTTATCTTGCTAAAAGCTAGACAAGCACTTCCCAGAGTTACTGCCAAATTATAGACTGTGTGCCTGTCAGTTACTGTGAAGCTGGCTTCATCCAACTTCTTGATGACCCAGTACATCAAGGACCCTCACAAGTCTCAGAGCAAAGCACAAAGCAAGTAAGGCTGCAATGCCAAACCCAAGTGAATCAAAGTGTGGCTAATATCACTTGAAGTTATTAAATTTTCAGCATACTGCATACCTTGAACTTCAGTGGAAGTAGTTATAAATTAACTGGAGGGGAAAACAACAAACATGCAAAGCTAACAACGGATGGGTTAGTTGTGCACATTCCTCCCCTGCACACACTCAGCCAACATATATAAGATGCTTTAAAAACCACTGTGAGCCCAAATCCCCCTTGATGACAACAGCAACTGCTATCAAGCCCGACAAACTCACCTCACCCAACATATTGCTGTCatagtatttatctataaagaatcTTGTGAGATCTCAAATAAAAACCAAGATTgtgctggtcattaatattacGAAAatgtacagattttaaaaagtatgtctATATACACTGAAAATGTGTCCTTATAGTTTATATCAGTGTGTTACTCCCTAGAAGTGAAGAACTGGTTTTGCCAGGCAAAGGAACATTTGCCTAGGTTCCTATGTAAATTAAACTTTGTAAGTCAAACACAATGGCAGCTACATTTGCATTTCAAGTCAACCCAAGGATACAAAAGACAACTTGGAGCCAGCACACTGGAGAACAAACAACAGGGAGCCATCCTGAGTCTGAGGTCAAAACAATGAGTTTGGGGAAATAAGAAGCAAAAACACCATTCTGGTATCCATTTACTGAGAAAACTGCTTGTAGGGCATAGAGATATTCACGAAAACTTGAATCCCGGTTTTGACTGAAAACCAGCAGCTTTGTCGAAGTCTGAATCCTTGGGAGAAAATCTATTTTATATAATAGGAAATGTAACCATTAATAAGCATAGATCTACAATtgcattttatgttttgttttatatgtgtAACCAATTGTTGTTTCTACTCATTCTCTCTGTGCTGTTGTAAAGGACCTGATCCACAGCTGTGTTAGTCAAACTGTGGGTACACTCTCTCTTTGGGGAAAGCTTAGTTGGTAATTATTGTGAGTGTCCAGGCACAAGAGGTGGATACTGCAGGGAGCCCTCCCAAGACTCAAGGGTTCATGTGTACCTAGCACTTCACTGTAAAGAGAGGATGAGGTGTGGGGAGACCTGGAAGTCAGTACATGCAGGGCCAAAGGCTACTGGTTTCAGGGAGCTTAACCACATCAGGCGTAGACAACACTGCTTCATGCTAAGGGCAAGTAGTGGCAAGGTGCCTCACAaactggagcacccctggggagcATCACAAGCATATCAGGGGAGCTGAGGTGAATTTAtatcccaattaaaaaaaagaaaaggagtacttgtggcaccttagagactaaccaatctaataaattggttagtctctaaggtgccacaagtactccttttctttttgcgaatacagactaacacggctgttactctgaaacctatcccaaTTAAGTCAGTTTTCTGCCCAAGGCCAGATCTAGTTCTCAAACTCTGTAGCAACATTTTTAGTAACTTCAACAGCAGAAAGAAGATCAGTGTAATAGCCAAGTAGGAGGccatttttggggggtgggacaGGAAAGAGTGGAACTTTCTAAATGCTTAACACAAACTTATCATTTGCGGACTGCTTATCAACAGATTTAAGAGTTACAAGAACACACTgaagtcttgtctacactagggaagtTTTGCAAGAGCTTCCCAGCATAGCTAACACAAGTTCAGCATCACAGTGTTGTGCAATATTGGGAGTTCTTGTGCACCTggactgccagctgctgctgacaTTTTAAGCAttacgaaaaggagtacttgtggcaccttagagactaaccaatttatttgagcatgagctttcgtgagctacagctcacttcatcggctgcataccgtggaaactgcagcagactttatatacacacagagaacatgaaacaatacctcctcccaccccactgtcctgctggtaatagcttatctaaagtgatcatcaagttgggccatttccagcacaaatccagattttctcaccctccacccccccacacacaaactcactctcctgatggtaatagcccatccaaagtgaccactctccctacaatgtgcatgataatcaaggtgggccatttccagcacaaatccaggttctctcacccccccacccccatacacacacaaactcactctcctgctggtaatagctcatccaaagtgaccactctccctacaatgtgcatggtaatcaaggtggtccatgtccagcacaaatccaggctctctcacccccccccttttttttcccagggacacacacacacaaactcactctcctgctggcaatagctcatccaaactgaccactctccaagtttaaatccaagtttaaccagaacatcgggggggggggtaggaaaaaacaaggggaaataggctaccttgcataatgacttagccactcccagtctctatttaagcctaaattaatagtatccaatttgcaaatgaattccaattcagcagtttctcgctggagtctggatctgaagtttttttgttttaagatagcgaccttcatgtctgtgattgcgtgaccagagagattgaagtgttctccgactggtttatgaatgttataattcttgacatctgatttgtgtccatttattcttttacgtagagactgtccagtttgaccaatgtaaatggcagaggggcattgctggcacatgatggcatatatcacattggtggatgtgcaggtgaacaagcctctgatagtgtggctgatgttattaggccctgtgatggtgtcccctgaataaatatgtgggcacagttggcaacgggctttgttgcaaggataggttcctgggttagtggttctgttgtgtggtatgtggttgttggtgagtatttgcttcaggttggtgggctgtctgtaggcaagggactggcctgtctccc
This genomic stretch from Lepidochelys kempii isolate rLepKem1 chromosome 15, rLepKem1.hap2, whole genome shotgun sequence harbors:
- the PPTC7 gene encoding protein phosphatase PTC7 homolog isoform X2 gives rise to the protein MFSVLSYGRLVARAVLGGLSQTDSRDYSLVTASCGFGKDFRKGILKKGMCYGDDACFVARHRSADVLGVADGVGGWRDYGVDPSQFSGTLMRTCERLVKEGRFVPSNPVGILTTSYCELLQNKVPLLGSSTACIVVLDRTSHRLHTANLGDSGFLVVRGGEVVHRSDEQQHYFNTPFQLSIAPPEAEGVVLSDSPDAADSTTFDVQLGDIILTATDGLFDNMPDYMILQELKKLKNSNYESIQQTARSIAEQAHELAYDPTYMSPFAQFACDNGLNVRGLMGVCITKDHFTE
- the PPTC7 gene encoding protein phosphatase PTC7 homolog isoform X1 — its product is MFSVLSYGRLVARAVLGGLSQTDSRDYSLVTASCGFGKDFRKGILKKGMCYGDDACFVARHRSADVLGVADGVGGWRDYGVDPSQFSGTLMRTCERLVKEGRFVPSNPVGILTTSYCELLQNKVPLLGSSTACIVVLDRTSHRLHTANLGDSGFLVVRGGEVVHRSDEQQHYFNTPFQLSIAPPEAEGVVLSDSPDAADSTTFDVQLGDIILTATDGLFDNMPDYMILQELKKLKNSNYESIQQTARSIAEQAHELAYDPTYMSPFAQFACDNGLNVRGGKPDDITVLLSIVAEYTD